One Hyalangium gracile genomic window carries:
- a CDS encoding S8 family serine peptidase has translation MRNAPPQLVGFHVQVVKPLAGGSMLWSLEPEQKNLELSFEEDEASTLAAIEELRRNPDVEYAHVDLYMEFFATPNDPLYPEQWHYPAMNLPQAWNTVTGGVKIAVLDTGRLDHPDLVGRWAPGYDFGEGDADPTDNGTWHHGLHVSGILAANTNNAMGGAGVCWGCQLMPVRISNRYDQLVTVSTVGLAVQWAADNGARVINMSFGSNGGSDPCSNYPYMQDAVNYALQRGVVLVAAAGNFMVDTAGVTPASCNGVIAVAASTRTGQLASFSNRGTRVDVTAPGGGPEFYGQGLGCPEDGSTYSGTDGAVSPWAIVKAGDQLQPTDYCYRYLSGTSMASPHVAGLAALLLTQRPSMSPWQITERIKQTARPIPGCTSDCGTGLVDAAAALYPPPPEKPMKGPWWNPARSGNGLDIQYMPNDNNTLAMSWFTYKPSGEPIWYMSYLSAGAGEWVGDLLRTSWSGTSASTQVVGTAKLIGTNGQWTYQWKLGALSGSEPIQPFLFGNGATTMEMSGDWYNPQESGWGVVFATRGTIQVATVTVYRGSEPVWMQGLVDTSATSFTIGLNYITGTNLCPGCSGAPSTVSQPAGTLSIAGAGGVPSVVTSSTQISFPGGTWNRPPFNLTRLIGP, from the coding sequence TTGCGGAACGCGCCTCCGCAACTGGTGGGCTTTCACGTCCAGGTCGTCAAACCCCTGGCGGGCGGCTCGATGCTCTGGTCCCTGGAGCCAGAGCAGAAGAACCTGGAGCTCTCCTTCGAAGAGGACGAGGCCAGCACCCTGGCCGCCATCGAGGAGCTGCGCAGGAACCCGGACGTCGAGTACGCGCACGTGGATCTCTACATGGAGTTCTTCGCGACGCCGAACGACCCGCTGTATCCGGAGCAGTGGCACTACCCTGCGATGAACCTGCCGCAGGCATGGAACACCGTCACCGGAGGGGTGAAGATCGCGGTGCTCGATACGGGCCGGCTCGATCACCCGGATCTGGTGGGGCGCTGGGCTCCAGGCTACGACTTCGGTGAAGGCGACGCGGATCCGACGGATAACGGCACCTGGCACCACGGCCTGCATGTGTCGGGCATCCTCGCGGCGAACACGAACAACGCGATGGGCGGCGCGGGCGTTTGCTGGGGATGTCAGCTCATGCCGGTCCGGATCTCCAACCGCTACGACCAGCTGGTCACCGTCAGCACCGTGGGCCTGGCTGTCCAGTGGGCGGCGGATAACGGTGCGAGGGTCATCAACATGAGCTTCGGTTCCAATGGTGGCTCGGATCCGTGCTCGAACTACCCTTACATGCAGGACGCGGTGAACTACGCGCTCCAGCGCGGCGTGGTCCTGGTGGCGGCGGCGGGCAACTTCATGGTGGACACCGCGGGAGTGACGCCAGCCTCGTGCAATGGCGTGATCGCCGTGGCCGCCAGCACCCGGACAGGCCAGCTCGCCTCCTTCAGCAACCGAGGGACGCGGGTGGACGTCACGGCGCCCGGAGGAGGTCCCGAGTTCTATGGCCAGGGCCTTGGCTGTCCCGAAGACGGAAGCACCTACAGCGGGACGGATGGCGCGGTGTCGCCCTGGGCCATCGTCAAGGCGGGAGACCAGCTCCAGCCGACGGACTACTGCTACCGCTACCTCAGCGGCACCTCCATGGCGTCCCCGCACGTCGCGGGGCTGGCCGCGTTGCTGCTGACCCAGCGGCCGTCAATGTCACCCTGGCAGATCACCGAGCGCATCAAGCAGACGGCGCGCCCGATTCCGGGCTGCACCTCGGACTGTGGAACGGGCCTCGTGGACGCGGCGGCGGCGCTCTACCCACCGCCTCCGGAGAAGCCCATGAAGGGGCCGTGGTGGAATCCGGCGCGCTCGGGCAACGGGCTCGACATCCAGTACATGCCCAATGACAACAACACCCTGGCGATGTCCTGGTTCACCTACAAACCCTCGGGTGAGCCCATCTGGTACATGAGCTATCTCTCCGCGGGGGCGGGGGAGTGGGTTGGAGATCTGCTGCGGACCTCGTGGAGTGGGACGAGCGCTTCCACCCAGGTGGTCGGGACCGCGAAGCTGATTGGCACCAACGGCCAGTGGACGTATCAGTGGAAGTTGGGAGCGCTCTCGGGGAGCGAGCCCATCCAGCCGTTCCTGTTTGGCAATGGCGCCACGACGATGGAGATGAGCGGTGACTGGTACAACCCCCAGGAGTCGGGATGGGGCGTGGTGTTCGCGACCCGAGGGACGATCCAGGTGGCCACCGTCACCGTCTACAGGGGCTCCGAGCCGGTATGGATGCAGGGCCTGGTGGACACGTCGGCCACGTCCTTCACCATCGGGCTGAACTACATCACGGGGACCAACCTGTGCCCGGGGTGCTCGGGAGCACCCTCGACGGTTTCCCAGCCCGCGGGCACGCTCTCCATCGCTGGCGCGGGTGGAGTGCCGAGCGTGGTGACGAGCTCCACGCAGATCAGCTTCCCAGGTGGGACCTGGAACCGACCGCCGTTCAACCTCACGCGCTTGATCGGGCCGTAG